A genomic region of Panulirus ornatus isolate Po-2019 chromosome 24, ASM3632096v1, whole genome shotgun sequence contains the following coding sequences:
- the LOC139757097 gene encoding tuftelin-interacting protein 11-like isoform X1, producing the protein MSDNEVEKFEVTDFDLENEFNTQRPGRKQTKEQQIYGIWAQDSGGEEEGEPEPLNVPLPRARVLRGGLNFVPGGVQQAGKNDDKDKKQGSDEESESELAPRPMFGADANSSDEETTTKMQLPSSFGNKKPSSYSSLAPSSSKRNDIAGMRRGGAAGAGKPGLLGSGLGDWEKYTSGIGSKLLKKMGFEEGKGLGKNLQGISTPVEASKRKGKGAIGFYGSERTERSLKDFPVHDSDEEEKEKFKELLQQWKKTGSKKKIKYVYKSAEEVIQEGKTKKLKPTDDSHITKTKVIDMTGPETRVLSSYHAIAGQKTFVDEYEEDKKKKYEYFDLPELLHNLQILLEKCEDDIVRNARTMERDSDRIVHLNHEREKYEALLEREKKELDSLDQALSLVEGLETRHKEQTLSLSEATAIFTELKSDYPKIYNTFEIPYLAPTYVTPLLKELLRTWNPLAQPTAHKEVFATWQQLVEVGGNQHQQPDTSVPLDPYHHLVWETWTAAVRSTVMGPWEPRDCSPLLAVLEAWNYPLVPVWIQGHLLQHVILPRITRAVHNWNPLQDTVPIHTWLHPWLPLLVDHLQCVYPVIRQKLSAALVHWHPNDRSAKMVLQPWKRVFSEISMTTLIQSNIQPKLESALIEMAITPHNQNLDPWHWFLDWDDMLPPQISLDIMERCFFPRWYQALGTWLSANPLHADVIAWYKGWRDLIPKSVAHHLQIRQKFQQALEVCSRALSHQPGASEQFNLLLAGLDKLNEPPPPPPPGSPPRQRPKDWADIISSARRETLSMREVVERRCLERGIVFVPSPDRKHEGRPVYKCGKLNISFNKNIIYVQTERGWMPKSLTTLLDDA; encoded by the exons ATGTCGGATAATGAAGTTGAAAAGTTTGAAGTTACTGACTTTGACTTGGAAAATGAGTTCAACACACAACGTCCAGGTCGGAAGCAGACCAAGGAACAGCAGATATATGGCATCTGGGCACAAGACAGTGGGGGTGAAGAG GAAGGGGAGCCAGAACCTCTGAATGTTCCACTTCCTCGGGCCCGTGTCCTGCGTGGGGGTCTTAACTTTGTTCCTGGTGGTGTTCAGCAAGCAGGCAAGAATGATGACAAGGACAAGAAACAAGGTTCAGATGAGGAATCAGAGTCAGAACTTGCACCGAGGCCCATGTTTGGTGCTGATGCTAACTCAAG TGATGAAGAAACCACTACGAAAATGCAGCTACCATCATCATTTGGAAACAAGAAGCCCTCTTCATACTCCTCCTTGGCACCATCATCTTCAAAGAGGAATGATATTGCTGGAATGCGTCGTGGAGGAGCTGCAGGTGCAGGTAAACCGGGTCTCTTGGGTAGTGGCCTGGGAGACTGGGAAAAGTACACCTCAGGGATTGGTAGCAAGCTTTTAAAGAAGATGGGCTTTGAAGAAGGCAAAGGTCTTGGTAAGAATCTGCAAGGAATTTCAACACCTGTAGAAGCAagtaaaaggaaaggaaagggagccATTGGTTTTTATGGATCAGAGAGGACTGAAAGGTCATTAAAAGACTTCCCAGTCCATGATTcagatgaagaggaaaaagaaaagttcaAAGAGCTTCTTCAGCAATGGAAAAAGACTGGTAGCAAGAAAAAGATTAAATATGTGTATAAAAGTGCGGAAGAAgtgatacaggagggtaaaactAAGAAATTAAAACCAACAGATGACAGTCACATTACCAAAACCAAAGTCATTGACATGACTGGGCCAGAGACTCGTGTTTTGAGTAGTTACCACGCAATTGCGGGACAGAAAACATTTGTTGATGAATACGAagaggataagaaaaagaaatatgagtaCTTTGATTTACCAGAACTTTTACACAACCTCCAAATTCTTTTGGAGAAATGTGAAGATGACATTGTCCGTAATGCCCGAACTATGGAAAGAGACAGCGACAGAATTGTTCATCTAAATCATGAGAGGGAAAAGTATGAAGCTttactggaaagagaaaagaaagaactaGACAGTCTTgaccaagctctctctcttgtggAAGGACTTGAAACCAGACATAAAGAGCAGACTCTGAGTCTCAGTGAAGCCACAGCAATCTTTACAGAGCTAAAATCAGACTATCCCAAAATATACAACACATTTGAAATCCCTTATTTAGCACCTACATATGTAACTCCTCTCTTAAAAGAATTACTTAGAACATGGAACCCTCTGGCACAACCAACAGCCCACAAAGAAGTATTTGCTACTTGGCAGCAGTTAGTAGAAGTAGGGGGAAATCAGCATCAGCAGCCAGATACCTCTGTGCCCTTGGATCCTTACCATCACCTGGTTTGGGAGACTTGGACTGCTGCTGTGAGATCCACTGTCATGGGTCCATGGGAACCCCGAGACTGTAGTCCACTACTTGCTGTATTAGAAGCATGGAACTATCCTTTGGTACCTGTGTGGATTCAGGGTCACTTACTGCAACATGTGATACTGCCACGAATCACACGTGCTGTTCATAATTGGAATCCTCTTCAGGACACTGTTCCCATTCACACTTGGCTTCATCCATGGCTTCCACTTTTAGTAGATCATCTTCAATGTGTATACCCTGTCATACGTCAAAAACTTTCAGCAGCTCTTGTTCATTGGCATCCTAATGACCGTTCTGCAAAGATGGTGTTGCAGCCATGGAAGAGGGTTTTCAGTGAAATTTCAATGACTACACTAATTCAGTCCAACATTCAACCAAAACTAGAGTCTGCACTCATAGAAATGGCTATTACACCACACAATCAAAATCTAGATCCATGGCACTGGTTTCTTGATTGGGATGATATGCTACCACCACAAATATCTTTAGATATAATGGAACGCTGTTTCTTTCCCCGTTGGTACCAGGCATTGGGAACATGGCTGTCAGCAAACCCTCTCCATGCTGATGTAATAGCCTGGTACAAAGGATGGAGAGATCTTATTCCAAAGAGTGTTGCTCACCACCTTCAGATACGTCAGAAATTTCAGCAGGCTTTAGAGGTTTGCAGTCGTGCTCTGAGCCACCAACCTGGTGCCTCTGAGCAGTTCAATCTTTTGTTAGCTGGATTAGACAAACTTAATGAACCACCTCCGCCACCTCCTCCAGGCTCCCCACCTAGACAACGTCCTAAAGATTGGGCGGATATCATTAGCAGTGCAAGAAGAGAAACCCTTAGCATGAGAGAGGTTGTTGAACGTAGATGCTTAGAACGTGGTATTGTATTTGTACCATCACCTGATCGTAAACATGAGGGAAGACCAGTGTACAAGTGTGGTAAACTTAATATTTCCTTTaataagaatatcatatatgtacaaactgaaagaggatggatgcCCAAAAGTTTGACAACATTACTTGATGATGCTTAG